A window from Candidatus Omnitrophota bacterium encodes these proteins:
- a CDS encoding NAD(P)-dependent oxidoreductase encodes MTLQSHPRMGFLGLGTMGTPMAANLLKAGFPLTVWNRTAAKMESLLKLGAKAGKGPAQVAAEADVVITMVSQPKDVEDVALRPDGVVDGLPAGAVYVDMSTVSPATSRKLAGAVAAKQAEFLDAPVVGSKGPATDGTLVILVGGLPTTLERCRPIFSAMGKTIIHAGGVGSGAALKLATNLMLAHLAAGFSEGLLLVERAGLDPKKYLEVLEASTFRSPWYQTKGIGMIKRDFSTHFALKHMRKDLRLMSELAEDITAAVPITKAIEQLFAQAEADGRADLDYSAILAQLEHPTTEGDYTDFK; translated from the coding sequence ATGACACTTCAATCACATCCCCGGATGGGCTTTCTTGGTCTTGGCACCATGGGCACACCCATGGCGGCGAATCTGCTCAAGGCGGGGTTTCCGCTGACGGTGTGGAATCGCACCGCCGCGAAGATGGAATCGCTGCTCAAGCTCGGAGCGAAGGCAGGGAAAGGCCCAGCCCAGGTCGCCGCTGAGGCCGACGTCGTCATCACGATGGTGTCGCAGCCCAAGGATGTGGAAGATGTGGCGCTTCGCCCCGACGGCGTGGTGGATGGATTGCCCGCGGGTGCTGTCTACGTCGACATGAGCACGGTGTCTCCAGCGACCTCCCGCAAGCTTGCCGGGGCGGTGGCGGCCAAACAGGCGGAGTTTCTCGATGCGCCGGTGGTCGGCTCAAAGGGGCCGGCGACCGATGGGACCCTCGTGATTCTCGTCGGGGGGTTGCCGACGACGCTGGAGCGCTGCCGCCCGATCTTTTCCGCCATGGGGAAGACGATCATTCATGCCGGCGGGGTTGGCTCGGGTGCCGCGTTGAAACTCGCCACCAACCTGATGTTGGCGCACTTGGCCGCTGGGTTTTCCGAGGGGCTGCTGCTTGTTGAGCGCGCCGGGCTGGATCCAAAAAAATATCTCGAGGTGCTGGAGGCCAGCACGTTTCGCTCGCCCTGGTATCAGACGAAGGGGATCGGCATGATCAAGCGGGATTTCTCAACCCATTTCGCCCTCAAACATATGCGGAAAGACCTTCGGCTCATGAGTGAGCTGGCCGAGGACATCACGGCCGCCGTGCCCATCACGAAGGCGATCGAGCAGCTTTTTGCCCAGGCCGAGGCGGATGGCCGCGCCGACCTTGACTATTCCGCGATTTTGGCACAGCTGGAACATCCAACAACAGAGGGTGATTACACAGATTTCAAGTGA
- a CDS encoding HAMP domain-containing protein, with product MIPRLKRSIRVTLSLWYIGILATTLCAFSIVLYTRVTHSLSNYVNGVLASRTDGVAHALFAFWKAEGAPPGNWVVAPSGTLWGEVSLGRFSDLVDRWVRKTHHLDTVGLVRLVDRYGNVLAASGDLTPAALPITRTALASVEQPHAVYETFTVSAGRFRMVTHPVLEGKQLLYLVQAATSLHQTDASLERLRLSLLLLAPLTLLVAGSVGWILSTNALRPLEVIMAQAQRIGPAELNKRLEVPNTDDELERLALTFNTMLDRLERAFQRLRQFSAAASHELRTPLTVMRGELEVALRKPREPGEYQQALRTHLRTVMEMSAIVEELLTLARSDTVEGAIEWRALTLNTVARKVGEQLRPLAEAKQVALDLRTAESVWVRGDARLLERLVTNLLDNAIRYTPAEGRIILRSERRNGDACLIVQDTGSGIRPDELPRIFDWFFSRRSKDPHVPTVSAGVGLSLCRWITEVHQGRIEAVSPPGEGATFTVRLPLSTPAS from the coding sequence ATGATCCCACGCCTGAAACGTTCGATCCGCGTCACCCTCTCGCTGTGGTACATCGGCATCCTCGCGACGACCCTCTGCGCCTTCAGTATCGTGCTCTATACCCGCGTGACCCATAGCCTCTCGAACTATGTCAACGGCGTGTTGGCGTCTCGGACGGACGGCGTGGCCCATGCGCTGTTTGCCTTTTGGAAAGCGGAGGGCGCGCCGCCTGGCAATTGGGTCGTGGCTCCCTCCGGCACCTTATGGGGTGAAGTGAGCCTCGGTCGCTTTTCCGATCTCGTCGACCGCTGGGTGAGAAAGACCCACCATTTGGATACGGTGGGTCTGGTGCGGCTCGTGGATCGGTATGGGAATGTCTTAGCCGCATCAGGCGACTTGACTCCAGCAGCGCTTCCGATTACGCGCACGGCGCTCGCCTCGGTTGAGCAGCCGCATGCCGTGTATGAAACCTTCACCGTTTCTGCGGGGCGCTTCCGCATGGTGACGCACCCAGTTCTTGAGGGCAAGCAATTGCTCTATCTCGTGCAAGCGGCGACCTCGTTGCACCAAACCGATGCGTCGCTGGAGCGGTTGCGGCTCTCGCTGCTGTTGCTGGCTCCCCTCACCCTCCTCGTCGCGGGCAGCGTGGGATGGATCCTGTCGACCAACGCGTTGCGGCCCTTAGAAGTGATTATGGCCCAAGCCCAGCGCATCGGTCCTGCGGAACTGAATAAACGCCTGGAGGTGCCCAACACCGATGACGAATTGGAACGCCTCGCGCTGACCTTTAATACCATGCTCGACCGGTTGGAACGCGCGTTCCAACGGCTGCGTCAATTCAGCGCGGCCGCCTCCCACGAATTGCGCACGCCGTTAACCGTCATGCGAGGCGAGCTGGAGGTCGCGCTGCGCAAGCCGCGCGAGCCAGGCGAATATCAGCAAGCGCTCCGAACGCATTTGCGCACCGTGATGGAAATGAGCGCGATTGTGGAAGAGCTGCTCACGCTTGCAAGAAGCGACACGGTGGAGGGCGCTATCGAATGGCGCGCGCTGACCCTGAATACCGTGGCGCGAAAAGTCGGTGAACAGCTGCGGCCCCTCGCGGAGGCCAAGCAGGTCGCGCTTGATCTGCGCACCGCGGAGTCGGTGTGGGTTCGAGGAGATGCGCGGTTATTAGAGCGGCTCGTCACCAATCTCCTGGACAACGCGATTCGTTACACACCCGCCGAAGGCCGCATCATCCTTCGGTCCGAGCGCCGCAACGGCGATGCGTGTTTGATCGTGCAAGATACCGGCTCCGGGATTCGGCCGGATGAGTTGCCGAGGATTTTTGATTGGTTTTTCAGCCGTCGATCGAAGGATCCCCACGTCCCGACGGTGTCTGCGGGTGTGGGGCTGAGTCTCTGTCGTTGGATTACGGAAGTGCATCAAGGGCGCATTGAAGCCGTCAGCCCTCCCGGCGAAGGCGCCACCTTTACCGTCCGCTTGCCCCTCAGCACCCCGGCCTCGTAA
- a CDS encoding response regulator transcription factor, with translation MRILVVEDDARVASFIRRGLREEHYTVDVGADGEQALYLAQTNDYDLLILDLLLPKRSGLDVLRELRKDGVTIPILVLTAKDERSDKVAGLDAGADDYLTKPFGFDELLARVRALMRRRGDMVQTIMRVADVEMDTLRHRVTRGGKDIMLTNREYGLLEYFLRHPDRVVTRTMLAEHVWEHDFDPLSNVIDVHVARLRRKVDEGCSLKLLHTLRGTGYILRSPKKGR, from the coding sequence ATGCGCATCCTAGTGGTTGAAGATGATGCTCGGGTGGCCAGTTTCATCCGTCGCGGCCTTCGCGAGGAGCATTACACGGTTGATGTGGGGGCGGATGGGGAGCAAGCCCTCTACCTGGCTCAAACCAACGACTATGATCTCTTGATCCTCGATTTGCTCCTGCCGAAGCGCAGCGGCCTGGACGTGCTTCGCGAGCTTCGCAAAGACGGCGTGACGATTCCCATTCTCGTGCTGACGGCCAAGGATGAGCGGTCGGATAAAGTCGCCGGATTAGATGCGGGGGCGGATGACTATCTCACCAAACCCTTTGGGTTTGATGAGCTCCTCGCGCGAGTCCGCGCGCTCATGCGCCGCCGGGGCGACATGGTGCAGACGATCATGCGTGTCGCTGATGTGGAGATGGATACCCTGCGCCATCGGGTCACCCGAGGCGGAAAAGACATCATGCTGACGAATCGGGAATACGGCCTGTTGGAATATTTTTTGCGCCATCCGGATCGGGTCGTGACGCGCACCATGCTGGCCGAGCATGTGTGGGAGCATGATTTTGATCCGTTGTCGAATGTGATTGATGTGCATGTCGCGCGCCTGCGACGAAAAGTTGACGAGGGGTGTTCTCTGAAGCTGCTGCACACCCTGCGGGGCACCGGCTACATCTTGCGCTCCCCCAAGAAAGGTCGATGA